In Mercenaria mercenaria strain notata chromosome 14, MADL_Memer_1, whole genome shotgun sequence, the following are encoded in one genomic region:
- the LOC123527918 gene encoding aggrecan core protein-like, translating to MLIFSIIGITLCVLSLNVYAEYNCLCNYRVETEMHGAPSENSSPVGYMYEFDCKPAVSTNKLEETWFAIMNEHLTAYVKTDSGLQMQVCPGSIPEEDKLFTSTKQTSTSTTTTSKPTTTSTTKTTLKPSTTSTTTPTLKPSTTNTTTTTPKPSTSNTTTTTPKPTTTSTTTTKPKRITTTTTPKPTTITSTPKPTTTMTTTTTPKPTTTRTTKQKTSGTHSTTARTKHTCTTSGWSTTSDWLFNSTQEHTQHFGPYTTKKHHIIFTQHWLRTNGNHQHLFTIHLLHKPHLTHGNLNLCPGILIRSKDAKWLRQFKSHCYELVHNSKNWYDAETDCWNRLGHGGELLEIYTEDIQNFIMNFLREVGNHRFLWIGLQDIDREEHFAWDSGVRLTYSNWNPNRKNNHLQHKHEDCVMLQNNGLWDDSLCSHDDLQRRFLVNANNVNVRRPYICQYPTHNSHHG from the exons AT GCTAATCTTCAGCATTATTGGCATAACACTATGTGTTCTCAGTTTGAATGTATATGCCGAATACAACTGCTTGTGTAATTACCGTGTGGAGACTGAAATGCATGGCGCACCATCTGAAAACTCTAGTCCGGTCGGGTACATGTACGAATTCGACTGTAAACCTGCTGTATCTACTAACAAATTGGAAGAAACATGGTTTGCAATCATGAATGAACATTTA ACGGCGTATGTGAAGACAGACAGTGGACTGCAAATGCAAGTCTGTCCCGGGAGTATCCCAGAGGAAGATAAAT TGTTTACCTCAACAAAACAGACAAGCACGAGCACAACAACGACATCGAAACCGACAACGACAAGCACTACCAAAACTACACTAAAGCCGTCAACGACAAGCACTACCACACCTACACTAAAGCCGTCAACGACAAACACTACCACAACAACACCAAAGCCGTCAACGTCAAACACTACCACAACGACGCCAAAACCGACAACGACAAGCACTACCACAACGAAACCAAAGCGAATTACCACAACTACGACACCGAAGCCGACAACCATAACTTCGACACCGAAACCGACAACAACAATGACTACTACTACGACGCCGaaaccaacaacaacaagaacaaccaAACAGAAAACTTCTGGCACACATTCTACGACTGCCAgaacaaaacatacatgtacaacttCAGGATGGTCGACTACATCGGACTGGTTATTTAATTCCACCCAGGAACACACACAGCACTTTGGCCCTTACACCACCAAGAAACACCACATCATTTTCACACAGCACTGGCTACGTACCAATGGAAATCATCAACACCTATTCACCATTCACCTCCTACACAAACCTCATCTTA CTCACGGTAATTTAAACTTATGCCCAGGCATCCTGATAAGGTCAAAAGACGCAAAATGGCTGAGACAATTTAAAAGTCATTGCTACGAGCTTGTCCACAATTCTAAG AACTGGTACGATGCGGAGACGGACTGCTGGAATAGGCTTGGACATGGTGGGGAGCTTCTAGAAATCTACACCGAGGACATCCAgaattttattatgaattttCTCCGTGAAGTTGGAAACCATCGCTTTTTATGGATTGGCTTACAAGACATTGACAGAGAAGAACATTTTGCTTGGGACTCTG GAGTCAGATTGACCTACTCAAATTGGAATCCAAACAGGAAGAACAATCATCTTCAGCATAAACACGAGGACTGTGTAATGCTGCAGAACAATGGTCTCTGGGATGATTCGCTGTGTTCTCATGATGACTTACAGCGACGTTTTCTTGTGAATGCCAACAACGTAAACGTGCGTCGTCCCTACATCTGTCAATATC caACCCACAATTCCCACCATGGATGA